The following DNA comes from Nitrosopumilus sp..
TCCGTTCTTATAGTCATATTCTAATCTTAAATCAAAAAGTAATAGAGGATCGTTCTTTTGTAATAACTCATATAATTCCTCTACTGTAACATCAAAGTTGTCTGGCACGAATTGATTTTTCATTAAACCAATATCAATATTACATAGAATTTTCATAATTGATTTTCATTTTTGGAAACTATGGTAGGAAATTGTCTGTGTTTGTAATATAATATAGTGTGAGATTATTAATATGAATAAAAACTCTATAGTTGGAATTGTCGTTGGTCTTATGATAGCAACTTCTTCTGTTTACTTTGTTGAAACTTCTGAGGAGATATTTGAAGAACAAGAATGATAAAAGGTCCGTTCTTTTTGGCAGTATCTATAACATACATTTCAGTTGTATTTTGAATGTTAAAGAATCCTAACAGTTCTGCACCGTATGTTGTGACCTAGCTGGAACTGTTGGGATAATCGTGCTGTATGGAATAACCAGAACAGATTTGGTAATCGTATTCGGATTGGATGCAGGAAATGTAAGCCATTTTGGAATGGTAACAAAGATAGTTCAAGTTGGAGTTGTAATTGGCTCTATTTGAGTACTAATTCAAACTAAGAAAGAAAAATGGTTACAAACCGAAGACATACCCAATGTGAGAAAACAATGAAGGTACTCACATTGGATTTATTTTTATCTCTTTCATTTTCAGTTTGCCCATTATTGTATTAGGAGGAGATGTGGCTAGGCGACTGACTATTTAGAGCTTGACTGTAAAATAGATACTGATTCTTGTTCAGATTCTGCAAAGATAAGATTTGAAAATAGAAGGAACAAATTAACAAAATTGGTAAAAAAATCCCGGAATTCAGTTCAAAAATCTGATGTGTCTTACAAATTTGAAAAATGGGTGATGAGTCATCATGGTGTGTTCATAAGGAATTCTAATCTTAGTATCCTAATACTGAAAAATATGTATTAAAGTATCTCGTGAATGAACACAAGGATTAAATTCAGAATTGGAAGACCAGTGTTTTTAGTTTGGAAATGGTGTTTATCCCAGTTCAGTTTTGATTGTTATTGTTATGCAAAATTACGCACAAATTTACTAATTTTCATAATGCTTATAGTATGTAGATATTTTAGTTCAAAACGACATGAATTTTCTAATTCTTTTGGTAATTGCAATATTCATCATTACTGCAGGTTATGTAGGGTATCATGCATCACAAGATCAACCGGTTGAGAAGATAAAAGGGCATTGGATTGAATTGGAGGCACCCAGTATAGTAACAAATTCGATTCAATCTCTACAAAATCTCAAACTGGAAATAACAACTACCTAAAAGCCGGATTTATATTAAATCAAGATCACTTTTCATAACGTTATGACGTTATCAGATAAGGAGAAAATAATTGCAATCATCTCAAATGGTATTACTGTTTTTTCACTTTTACAAGAAAGAGATGATCTGCCAAAAAATACTACAATGTATGATTTTGTCATGAAGGTGATTCCTGAAAATATCAAGGCGGAGTTAAATGTAGAGTTAATTGATGAGGTGTTTCAGTATGTTTCATCCGCACATAATTCATGGCGTGGATAAACACAGTTTATAATCACATATGAAAATACATTGTATTAATTTTCTGAAAGTGGTATGAGAGGATCATTTTTTATCTATTCATATTGAAATTATCAAACTTCCACCAAATGAGAAGAGATTCAAATACCTAAGAAACTAATTTGAAAGGTATGGCAAAAAATGAAAGAATAATTGCACAAGACTTGGCTGAACTAAAACATGTAATACAAACTCAAAACATTACCAAAATCACAGAGTCATGTAAAATATTGTCAAGAGATATTAAAAAATATCCTGTGAAACCAGAACTCGTTACCAGGTTAAAGCATATGTCTAGTTATTCAGAAATGTCAACATCAAATAAATCATTAGACGAAGAGATAAAAGAGATAAGCATTATTATCGACATTCTGATAAAGTCAATTTAAGTAAAAACATGCTTGAATGTTTTTTGCAAAATAACAATTTGTTTCATAGTGATCTCAATTCAAAAATAAATGAAATCAAAACTTTTGCCATGTCATTATCAATTATGATGTAATTTTAGAACCATTATAAAAATTGAATATTCCTCTTTAGATTGAATGTTATTGAGAAGAGAAAGATCAAGAGTTTGATATTTGTGTATGATCAACATTATTATCACATTATTTTTTAATCCGCCCTTAGTATCTATTTTTGATAACTGGATTTAGACATACCATAAATATTAACAAAAAATATCAAGATATGAACAATTAGTACTTACTGATAAATTGCTCATAGGGGTTTTAAACAAATTTTGAAAAGTACTCTCATGGATGAGTTTCATTACAAACAAACTCACTTTGTGAAATTAACCTGTGGTTATTTACTTCATAAAGATTCAGAGGAGCTGTATGAGAAATGCCTGCAACATGAGTAAGCACATTTCATGCAATAATCATTTCTTTTTCCAACACAAACCATGATTCTGCCTTGGTTCTAAGAAATAATATTGGTTTAGCAAATTAAATTACCATTTAATCTTGTGAAAAGACAGTTAAACAGACAAAAGAATCTTGACTTTCAAGCAAAATATTTTCCTACTCAACAATGATTAACTCTAATTAAATTCCACCATTTGCAATGAGAGTAAAATTTAAAATTAACAGGACAAAAAAAGAATTCAGTACGGAGCTTCCCTATGTACCTCAGGTAGGAGAAACGATGACAATTCACGAGGTAATACCAGGCACATATAAAATAAAATCAGTGGATCACGAGATCAAGGGAGGCTTTTACAATGCAAACATAGTCTTGTCATCTATAAATAAAAAGTCATAACCCAAATTCATTATTTCAAGGGTAATTTTATGTAAGATCCAAATAAGGTGTTAAAATTTTAATGGATCCATGGAGGATTGTATTTTGAATCAAATAGAACTAAGATGATTTATGCATATTTATAATGAGATTAATGTTTAATTCATAAAGTACAAGATTTAACTTACATTATCAAAATGACTGCAATAGCTACATTAGGATCACATTGCTCTTTGCAGGTTTTAAAAGGTGCAAAAGATGAAGGTTTAAAAACAATTCTTGTTTGTGAAAAAAAACGCGAACGACTTTATCGTAGGTTTCCATTTATTGATGAACTGATAATGGTTGATTCTTTCAAAGAAATTCTTGAAGAAAGATGCCAAATGATTCTTGAACAAAACAATGCTGTTTTGATTCCACATGGAACACTAATTGCACAAATGAGTTCTGAAGAAATTGAATCTATTAAAACTCCAATTTTTGGCAACAAGTGGATTCTAAGATGGGAATCAGACAGAGAGATGAAAGAAAAGTTAATGAGAGAAGCAAATCTACCAGTTCCAAAACCAGTAACAGATCCTAAAGACATTGACAAGTTGGTAATCGTAAAAAGACAAGGGGCTGCAGGAGGAAAAGGGTATTTCATGGCAGCTAACGAAGACGATTATAACAAAAAGAGAGATCAGTTAATTTTAGAAGGTACGATTTCTAAAGATGAAACCCTTTACATTCAGGAATATGCAGCAGGTGTTTTAGCATATTTACAATTCTTTTACTCGCCATTAAAAGAAGAATTGGAATTCTTTGGAGTTGATCAAAGACATGAATCAGACATAGAAGGATTGGCCAGAATTCCATCAGAACAGCAGTTAAAATCAAACAAAATTCCATCATTTAACGTCATTGGAAATAGTCCGCTTGTTTTACGAGAATCATTGTTAGACGAAGTGTATGTCATGGGAGAGAATTTTGTAAAAGCTTCTAAAAGAATAGTTTCCCCTGGAATGAATGGTCCATTTTGTATTGAAGGGGTATATGATGAAAATGCTAAATTCACGTCTTTTGAATTTTCAGCAAGAATCGTTGCTGGAAGCAACATCTACATGGATGGCTCCCCCTACTATTCACTTTTGTTTAATGAGTCTATGAGTATGGGAAAGCGAATAGCAAGAGAAGTAAAAACAAGTGTAGAAAGTAATCAACTAGATAAAATTACAACTTAAAATATTAACAAGATTATTTTGTAATAACTTCCATTCCATGCTGAGACTTTACTATGTATTTGTCTCTAATTTTTACACTTATCCAATCAATAACTAATACAGTCACCAACACAACCAGCATGAAAATTGCAGCTTTGCCATACTCAAAGAATTTGATATAATTAATTATGTAAAATCCAATTCCACCTGCACCAACTAATCCCAAAATACTAGTTTGACGAACATTATAATCAAACATGTAAAGCATTTGGCCCAGAAGATGCGATGCAGATTCAGGAATTACAACATACCGAATTAGCTGTAATTTTGAAACGCCAATTGAATTTACTGCATCCATGGGATCAGAGTCAATTGTTTCAATCACCTCATATTGCAATTTACCAATAAATCCTATAGTATACATAATAATTGCCAAAACACCTGCAAATGGTCCCAAACCAACCATGATTACAAATAAGATAGCCCATAAAATTGATGGAAATGTACGAATAGCTGCAAGCAATGCACGTGTTGGACCATAAATGTACTTGTTGTTTAGATTTCTGGCAGCAAGCATACTAAGTGGTAATGCTATTGCAACACCTACAACAGTTCCAATAAATGCCATCTGAATAGTTTCAAGCATTGCCCAAAAAGCTGTGGGGATATACTTTGGTTCAACAAGAACCATTTCCTCAACAATAACAGCAAGATTTGGTAACCCTTCAACAAAATCAATAGGATTTGCATCTACATTGTAAGATGCAATTACTAACAGAGCAATAATAATTCCAATGATGATGTTATTTTTAGGAGTCATTAGCGTACATCTCCATTATTTCGTCATTATTCATATCGCCGGTTTGAAAATCGACTATTGTATCTCCTTCAACACCTATTTCTAGAATTTTTTGGCCTTCTTTGATTACTGCAACTCTATTAGCATATTCTAAAGCTAATTCAATATCATGATGAACCATTATTGCGGTAAGATTCATTCTTTTTTGTGCACCAGTGATCAATTTCATTATCTCATGAGCAGTAACATGATCTAATTCTGAGACAATCTCATCAGCTAACAGTATAGTGGGTTTTTGCATTAATGCTCTAGCAATTGCCACTCTTCGTTTTTCACCCCCACTTAACATGTAGGCCTTTCTATTTTCCTTACCTGATAATCCAACTTGGGAGATAATTTTTTTGGCCTCTTGAATTTCATGTTCAGGAAATTTTTTTAATAATGATTCTAATTTTCCAAGTCTAGGCAATGCACCAATTAAAATATTTTCGAGAACAGTAATGTTTTTCACCAAACCTAAACTTTGTGGGATGTATCCAATCGTATGCATCATATTTTTGAATTTTTTATCATTCATGTTTGGTGTAACATAATCAATTTTGATTATTCCTTTACTTGGAATCATCATACCATTCATTAATTTGAGTAAAGTTGATTTTCCGGAACCTGATTGTCCAACAATTGCATAATTAGCACCTCTATCAATTGATAAATTAATACTCTCTAATGCAAAATTTTTTGAATCATATGATGTCCATACATCATTCATCTGAATAATCTTTTTTGTAGAAATTAATGAAAAAGAAGGTTTTTGAGACATTTGAATTTATTTTACTTCAAAAATCCCAGTTTTTATTTGCTCTTGTTACCTGCATCAAGAATTTTTTGATCAAGTCCAGTCAATGCATCAATATAATCCCCAAAATCACCAATATGCATAGTGGTGGTTGTCGGAACTAGTGCATCTGCACCATACAAATCCTTCAAAACGGAGTTGTTTTCATCATAGTTGAGTTCAACTAATGCATCAACTAATGCATCACGGGTGAATTCTGACATATCAGAACTAACCATAAATACATGTGATGGTACAGGTCCAATTGTTGCAACTGGACGCAATTTTAATTGATCTTCTAACTCAAGATACTTTTGCGGAGCAATATCTGAACCAAATGCCACATCTACATTTTCATTGAGGAGTAATTCTAAAGCAGCTTTGTACCCTCCTGCAAAAGTATAACTTTTAAAACTATTAGATAATGCAGATTCCAAAGCAACAATATCATCACCTTCAATTGTAATGTAGTCCTGTGTAACTAAAGCACCCATAGGTCGGATAAACCCTGAGGAGCCAGTTATGCTTGTAAATGCAACTCTTTTGTCAACTGTATCTTCTAACGAATGAATAGAATCGTTGCTAGCCAAAGTCCAAACCGTTGCCTGATAATTTACTTTACCTGCAACAATTTCAGCCAGTACTGCTTCTGCACCTGTACGTTGATGTGTAATCCACGCAGGACCAGTATCCATGAAAGCAGCGTCAATGTGACCAAATCGCATTCCCTCAATAATTGACTCATAGTTTGTAGGTACTACTATCTTAACATCGACACCAAGTTTATTTTCTAAGAATTTTTCCAGTGCTTGAGCTTTTGGTGTTAATTCATCAGATTTTTCAACTGGGATAAACCCAATAGTTATGGTATCAACATCAATTAGTTTGGGTTCAGATGAAACGGTAACGATGTCATTTTCAATCAGATATTTTATTCCGTTTAGAAATGTTGCATCATCTAGAGCGCCTTCAGCCCACCATCCAGCATTTTTTTTAATCCAATCAGGAACTAAACTCTCTGCTTGTACATGTTGAACCAAAGGAACGGACATAACGCCAAGTACTGCCATAGCAGTAAATAGTGTTAAAATTATTTGTCGTTTCATAACTATTGTTTCTTAGGATAAGCTAATTATTTAAAGCAAGATTTCATTCCAAGGGTATAGAATGGGGATAGAGATTAAAAATAATTTTTAACTACCATGTATTAAAAAGGGGAACATGTTTAATCGTAGTTATTTTTTACTAATTCGTAGATTAAACATTAGATCTAGGATTTACAGTGTTAGAATATAAATTCAGACTTGGCTCTAAATCATCTATAGTAATTTCAACTTTTCCAATTCTACTACGATATAATTTAATTTTTTTTCCTTCAGAGGAGATCACAAATTTGTCAACTTCAGCAAGAGCTAAATCTTCTAAAATTGAGAGTGTTTTGTAAACTGTTGAAAGTGAAATCTTTAATTCATTAGCAATTTGGGTTGCATCTTTTGATTCATTTTTTACTGAAAACAGTACAGATCTTGTACATATGTTACTAAGTGACTCAATAATTTTCTGCGTAATATCAAACTCAGATAATTGGATGATGTTTGGTTTTGTCAATCAAAATCACTCAATTAGGAATCAATGTAAGAACCGGATCAGGTTTCCTAATCGAGATATCTGCTTTGCTGATTCTGCTTCGATAAACTTTAAATTTTCTTCCTTTGTCAGAAAGTACCCATTTTTCTATTTCAATTAATGTTAGTTCTTCAAGATCTGTTAATTTTTTATAAACTGAACTTAGCGGAATCTTTAGCTTAACCGAAAGTTCTGATGCCGTATTTCCCTTTTTTATGATAGAAAATAAGATAGCTCGAGATTCTGAATCTGCTAAAGCTTCTATAACCTTTTGTGTTATATCATATTTTTTTAATTGTGGTAGTGTTAGTTTTCTTGACATTCAAGTTTTGTTAATTTCGTACGGATATTTAAACGAGGCGTGATAATTCTTATTCTATAGATTAAGAATGATTATGGATATGTTGGATATTTTTTAGAAAATTCCAGACGATTCCAGAAATAACCAAGAATTATTCCAATTGAAACCCAAAAGGAAGACACGCCAAATATTGACATTAATCTAAATTCATTCACCAAATTCATCGGTGCAATAATTTCATCAGGATTATCGGGCATCATAACAAATGAAATGGATATAAAAGTACCGTATCCGATTAGCGCAACAAGTTTTTGCTTGTTTTTAAATATTTTTGAAAGTTTGTAAAAACTAAATGCCGCGAATCCAGAAATTGCAATAAACGATAGATACAATACTGCTCGAAAAATCACAGTTTCACTATCACCAACAGTAGGGGGATTTGCAGGATATTTTAAGAAAGGAATCAAGTAAAGAGTGACCCACATAATTCCAGATAAAATAAGTGCCTTTTTGATATTGTTGATTCCATGCAATGAGTTTTTAGACAAGATAAACACAATTCCAAATAGAGAACCAACAGATATTCCCAAAATTACTCCGGCAAGAGTCTGGCCACTTTTTTGCCATGATCTATACCCCTCATAATTTATCCAGAAATCAGGAGTATCATTTTCATCACCTGAATCAAAGAGATTCTGATTTTCAATACCGATGGCTTGATTAAGATATGGTTCAACAATTGCAAAATTCACAATTCCATGAACAAGACCAGCAGATGAACCAGAAACTAAGGATGTATTAATTAATACACTAAAACCTAAAGAAGGAGATATAGTGATAATCACATCATCAGATGATAAATTTATTGCAGAAATTTCTGCAATCAATACGGCACTATGGACATTAGGAAATGAAAAAAATTAATCCTTAGTGACAAGGAAATCCTGCTGCATGTCGCATATCATGAGTAAGCTCATGGAGATAAAGATCAGTGAATGCTTGGTCACCATAAACTAGACTAAAGATATGCCCCTGATCAAATCCAACAACAAATAACCCCGCTACAAAAATAATTGCCAGTGCTATTATTGCAAGTTTTGGTACATCAGTTTTCGAGACATTAATTTGTCTTGTTTGAGACATGAGAATGATGTTTCTGTGAATATATTTAAGCTCTTGGATGATTGCAAACACATTAGAAAATGAAGATAGGTCACAAAAAAGATGATATTTTATGATCTAACAACAGATATTTTTGATGGGTATAATTAGTAAAAAATCATAAGGCGTGTAATTTATGAATAAAAATCAACAAGGATAAGTCAGATAGCCAGATTTCAGACATAATTAAGTATAATTAATTGATCTTTATAGATCGAAAAAATCTAAGTCATTACACAGATAATAAAAAAAATTCTGAAAAAAGGCTTTTCGTTTCAAATTTGAATCCATTTTCAGATTTGATTCAATGTAAATACAAACATAATGAAATAATTCAGCTAATGTATCAACCAAACTAAGATGAGTGATAACAATAGTAGGAAATCATTTTTCTATAGTGATGAACCTACAGAAAACCAATACGATTTTTGAAGGATTAAAAAATAAACATAAAGTAATAGGAAGAAATTAGAAAAAATATCAGAGACTATGACGATGATACAAAATAAAATTTAAAAATATCACTAATGTTTTGTAGTTCAATTTAAGAAGATATTTACTTGAAACAAACTTTCTCAAATTATGGCAAAATTATACTTATTGACAATTCCAATCATAATTGGAATTGCCACTGCAATGTTTTTGGTATCTTATTCTGAATCCGATAATGATTCACTTACATCGTCAAAATTAATTGGTAAAGGATCACCATTCCTAGGAGATGCAAATGCGCCAATCACAGTTTTAGAATGGGGGGATTATCAATGTACTTTTTGTTACAAATTCCATCAAAATACATTAGATGTTATTCTTGAAGATTATATCAAAACAGGAAAAGTAAAACTTGTCTTCAGAGATTTTCCGCTAAACGGTCAAGATTCTATTCTAGCAGCGGAGGCGTCATACTGTGCAGATGAACAAGAGAAGTATTGGCAATATCATGACGAATTATACAAAAATTGGGGTGGTGAGAGAACAGGATGGATAACAAGAGAATCACTGAACGTATTTGCAACTAGCGTTGATTTAGATTTGGATGAATTCAACAAATGTATTGATAGCCACAAATATCAAAATATAGTAAATACCAATTATGAATTTGGAAAAGAGATAGGAATTGATGCAACACCATCATTTTTAGTCTTCAATGATCAGAAAATTATCAAAATTAGAGGTAACCAACCATTAGAAGTATTTCTAAAATCATTTGATGAGTTATGATTTTAGAGAAATAGAAGTGAATCAATTAATATTCGCATAATGAGGAGAAAGTACAAATGAATAAGAAGATAGATGTTGAAAAGCAAGATTCAGTTAAAATCTATAAAATTAGAAAAATATTAGAAGAATTATCTCAAAAAACAGGGAGAGGTACAGAACTAATCTCGGTTTACATTCCAAAGGGAAAACAACTTCATGAAATTATTAGTTCACTTCAACAAGAACAAGGAACAGCAGACAATATCAAATCAGACTTGACAAGATCACATGTAGTTGATTCACTAGGTAAAGTAGTTCAGAGATTAAAAATGTACAAAAAAACACCAGAACGAGGATTAGTAGTATTTTGCGGAGCATTACCGCCAGAAGGTGGAGGCCCTTTAGGAAGTGAAGCCGTCACTGTTTGGGAAATTGATCCTCCAAAAGACTTGAATCAGTACCTGTATCGATGTGATGATCATTTTCATGTAGACATTCTAAAAGACATGCTAAAAGATGACAATCTGATTGGATTTTTAGCAATAGATGCAAAAGATGCAGGATGGGGATTGTTACATGGAGACAAGATTGAAGTGTTAAGTCAAACAGGTTCAGGAGTTGCAGGAAAACATAGACAGGGAGGACAATCTGCAAAAAGATTTCAGAAGCTCAGAGAGATGGAATTGACATATTATTTCAATAGAGTAGCAGAGACTACACGCGAATATTTTATCGATATTTATCCAATCAAAGGATTGGTAATTTCAGGACCA
Coding sequences within:
- a CDS encoding formate--phosphoribosylaminoimidazolecarboxamide ligase, with protein sequence MTAIATLGSHCSLQVLKGAKDEGLKTILVCEKKRERLYRRFPFIDELIMVDSFKEILEERCQMILEQNNAVLIPHGTLIAQMSSEEIESIKTPIFGNKWILRWESDREMKEKLMREANLPVPKPVTDPKDIDKLVIVKRQGAAGGKGYFMAANEDDYNKKRDQLILEGTISKDETLYIQEYAAGVLAYLQFFYSPLKEELEFFGVDQRHESDIEGLARIPSEQQLKSNKIPSFNVIGNSPLVLRESLLDEVYVMGENFVKASKRIVSPGMNGPFCIEGVYDENAKFTSFEFSARIVAGSNIYMDGSPYYSLLFNESMSMGKRIAREVKTSVESNQLDKITT
- the phnE gene encoding phosphonate ABC transporter, permease protein PhnE, whose amino-acid sequence is MTPKNNIIIGIIIALLVIASYNVDANPIDFVEGLPNLAVIVEEMVLVEPKYIPTAFWAMLETIQMAFIGTVVGVAIALPLSMLAARNLNNKYIYGPTRALLAAIRTFPSILWAILFVIMVGLGPFAGVLAIIMYTIGFIGKLQYEVIETIDSDPMDAVNSIGVSKLQLIRYVVIPESASHLLGQMLYMFDYNVRQTSILGLVGAGGIGFYIINYIKFFEYGKAAIFMLVVLVTVLVIDWISVKIRDKYIVKSQHGMEVITK
- a CDS encoding ATP-binding cassette domain-containing protein — its product is MSQKPSFSLISTKKIIQMNDVWTSYDSKNFALESINLSIDRGANYAIVGQSGSGKSTLLKLMNGMMIPSKGIIKIDYVTPNMNDKKFKNMMHTIGYIPQSLGLVKNITVLENILIGALPRLGKLESLLKKFPEHEIQEAKKIISQVGLSGKENRKAYMLSGGEKRRVAIARALMQKPTILLADEIVSELDHVTAHEIMKLITGAQKRMNLTAIMVHHDIELALEYANRVAVIKEGQKILEIGVEGDTIVDFQTGDMNNDEIMEMYANDS
- a CDS encoding phosphate/phosphite/phosphonate ABC transporter substrate-binding protein, with protein sequence MKRQIILTLFTAMAVLGVMSVPLVQHVQAESLVPDWIKKNAGWWAEGALDDATFLNGIKYLIENDIVTVSSEPKLIDVDTITIGFIPVEKSDELTPKAQALEKFLENKLGVDVKIVVPTNYESIIEGMRFGHIDAAFMDTGPAWITHQRTGAEAVLAEIVAGKVNYQATVWTLASNDSIHSLEDTVDKRVAFTSITGSSGFIRPMGALVTQDYITIEGDDIVALESALSNSFKSYTFAGGYKAALELLLNENVDVAFGSDIAPQKYLELEDQLKLRPVATIGPVPSHVFMVSSDMSEFTRDALVDALVELNYDENNSVLKDLYGADALVPTTTTMHIGDFGDYIDALTGLDQKILDAGNKSK
- a CDS encoding ArsR family transcriptional regulator, producing the protein MTKPNIIQLSEFDITQKIIESLSNICTRSVLFSVKNESKDATQIANELKISLSTVYKTLSILEDLALAEVDKFVISSEGKKIKLYRSRIGKVEITIDDLEPSLNLYSNTVNPRSNV
- a CDS encoding helix-turn-helix domain-containing protein, encoding MSRKLTLPQLKKYDITQKVIEALADSESRAILFSIIKKGNTASELSVKLKIPLSSVYKKLTDLEELTLIEIEKWVLSDKGRKFKVYRSRISKADISIRKPDPVLTLIPN
- a CDS encoding CbtA family protein; its protein translation is MNTSLVSGSSAGLVHGIVNFAIVEPYLNQAIGIENQNLFDSGDENDTPDFWINYEGYRSWQKSGQTLAGVILGISVGSLFGIVFILSKNSLHGINNIKKALILSGIMWVTLYLIPFLKYPANPPTVGDSETVIFRAVLYLSFIAISGFAAFSFYKLSKIFKNKQKLVALIGYGTFISISFVMMPDNPDEIIAPMNLVNEFRLMSIFGVSSFWVSIGIILGYFWNRLEFSKKYPTYP
- a CDS encoding CbtB-domain containing protein, producing the protein MSQTRQINVSKTDVPKLAIIALAIIFVAGLFVVGFDQGHIFSLVYGDQAFTDLYLHELTHDMRHAAGFPCH
- a CDS encoding DsbA family protein yields the protein MAKLYLLTIPIIIGIATAMFLVSYSESDNDSLTSSKLIGKGSPFLGDANAPITVLEWGDYQCTFCYKFHQNTLDVILEDYIKTGKVKLVFRDFPLNGQDSILAAEASYCADEQEKYWQYHDELYKNWGGERTGWITRESLNVFATSVDLDLDEFNKCIDSHKYQNIVNTNYEFGKEIGIDATPSFLVFNDQKIIKIRGNQPLEVFLKSFDEL
- the prf1 gene encoding peptide chain release factor aRF-1; this translates as MNKKIDVEKQDSVKIYKIRKILEELSQKTGRGTELISVYIPKGKQLHEIISSLQQEQGTADNIKSDLTRSHVVDSLGKVVQRLKMYKKTPERGLVVFCGALPPEGGGPLGSEAVTVWEIDPPKDLNQYLYRCDDHFHVDILKDMLKDDNLIGFLAIDAKDAGWGLLHGDKIEVLSQTGSGVAGKHRQGGQSAKRFQKLREMELTYYFNRVAETTREYFIDIYPIKGLVISGPGPTKEDFINGNYLEYRLQNMIINTIDASYSGAEGIREAFAKSADILGDFRMVEEKKLVEDLFREINSNSGKGSYGLQEVIDYLKNNVVKTLIITDNTNLHRVEAKCKRCKHLQEVIIERPEVIPKKTEFTSTPCPSCNAMDTEVFEQDIVDYLEILAAKTGSQLEVISGSAEHGNMLASLGKIGAILRYNPGHTK